GTCCTTGGGCTGATGATGGCATTTGATATGGGCGGCCCGGTTAATAAATCGGCTTACGTATTTGGTACAGGGCTGCTTGCAAATGGAGTATATGAACCAATGGCAGCCATTATGGCGGCGGGGATGGTTCCGCCTCTTGCCATCGCGCTTGCTACTACTTTATTCAAAAATAGATTTTCAAAACAGGAACAGGATGCAGGAAAAGCAAATTACATCATGGGATTTTCGTTTATCACAGAAGGCGCAATCCCGTTCGCAGCAGCAGATCCATTGCGTGTCATCCCGTCCATCATGGCAGGATCAGCCGTGGCAGGTGCCATCTCAATGATGGCTGGAGTCGGATTAAGGGCACCGCACGGCGGAGTCTTTGTCGTCCCTCTCGTCGATGGCCCATGGGGAATTTACCTTGCAGGAATAATAGCAGGTGCTCTTTTGTCTGCGATCCTTATCGGGTTTCTGAAAAAACCTTTAAATAAATAATGAATAACTAAAGCCGGTACTTAATGTATCGGCTTTTTTTAGAAAATTCCTTTTAGAAAAGATTGAAAAAACTGAAAATAAATGATTAAATTAAAATAAACTAATCAGTCTATTTTATTTTATGAATAAATAAACTATCCAGTCTGTATAATTGGAGGTGTGAAACCATGGCCATTATCATTGTTATTAGAAGAGGGAACAAACATAAATAACCAGCCATTAGATGCACACCAAGTAAAACATCAGAAAACACATGAAGGAGAGCGTTTATGAAAATAAAAAAACTTTCTCAAGTTACCCTGGAGGAGGCGCTGACTGCCTGGAATAAAGGCTTTGAAGGTTATATAGTTCCAATAAAAATGGATATCCAGGCCTTTGTTAATCGAATCGCATCTGAGGGACTTTCGCCTGAAAAATCCATTGTCGTTTTTATGCACGGCGAACCTTGCGGAATCATATTGAATGGGTTCCGTGAGATTAACGGCAGGAAAATTGCCTGGAACGGAGGCACCGGGATCGCACCACAATACAGGGGAAAAGGTCTTTCTGCAGCCATGATGTCAGAGGTGCTTAGCATATATAAAGCTGAAAATGTACACACTGCTGTTCTTGAAGCAATTGAAGAAAATGAGAGAGCGATTAAGCTGTACAAAAAAGCCGGCTATGCAATTACTGATCAATTGCTTTATCTAAACAAGAAGCTAACACATAAAGAAATAGGCCCATTGACGGAAAGCCATTTAGCAATAAAAAAGATATATCCTGAACAGCTTCAGTCAATCAGCTTTTATGACAGCGATGCTGCCTGGCAGTGCCAGTGGCAAAGTGCGAAACAAGGGGAAGCTGCTGTGCTTATGAGTGAAGATGGGAAAGAGGAAGGCTATATTTTATACAAAAGAGTGCTGGAAGCAGCAGGACGTACAGAACGCATTATTATTTATCAGCTAAATTTTACGGATGGCAGTGCATATGAGGCAATGACTGAAAGTATTCTGGGCCAGCTGTTCCTTGATCAGGATGATTCGATTGATTTCACTGCAGTTAATATTTCTGTTTCCAATCCCGCATCGAAAGCTTTGCTTAATATGGGATTTGAAAAAAGATTGGCCAGGTAATGATGAAAAAAACACTATAGGATGCATGATTCCTAGTTAAGATTCCCCCTTTCTGCAAAAAAATAAGTTACCAATTAATTTTTGAGATTCGTGCTTATAGGCATAATTTCTAATGGTTACTGATATGTTTTTATGAGTAAGATGGAAAGGGGAGATATTTTGGCTGCTGGATTTGAAAATGCTGCAAAATTTGAACATGGATTTTGGCTTCAGATTTTGGGTGATCATGCACGCTTCATACATGATTCACTATCACCAAAGGAAAAAGACAGCATTGAAAGAGCAAATTACTTTATACAAACCTTCGATCAGCTATTAGGAAGGGTTAAAGTGGATAACCTGGAGCAATTGAGCCGGAGGGCAGAACAGGAAGCTAAAAAGCTCAGGGAATTTAAATTGAACCTACTTGAACGTCATCTGATAGGGAAAATTTCCATTCATCTTGGTCCTGTTTTTATAAACCATATGGTCAATGAACTTGAAGAATATATGCTTGTCCTTCAATATTTAAAAAAAGGGAAGTCCCGCCTGTATTTCATGAGCTTCACCACCATTTAATCTGGCTTCTGGATGCAGCTGGCCATGCTGGAGCCATATCAGATAATATGGAAAGTGTTGAGAAGAAAATAAAAAAATCAGTGATGGCTATACAAGGGATTTTGAAGCATTCTATTTAAAGGCGGTTGAAATGTCCGGCTTCCTTCGGACGAATGTTGAGTCATTCCCGGCACTTCAAAAGTTCAACAGCGATGTTGCACTTGAAATATCTTTGTTTATGAACTTTCTCAATGAAATTGAGGAGCTTGAATTGAGCAAAGAGGCATTGGGGACATTTGCAGCTTTAATGGCTGATCACATGTACCGTGAAGAATGCTATTACCTGTCAAAGCTTGCTGAGTCCACTCAGTCTGAAAAACCGAAATGTGATCCGGCAAAGCCGAGGCTTAAAGAATAAATTCAATGCTGCCAATTTGGCAGTTTTTTTGCATTAAGAACATGCGTCAGTGTTTTCTGGGTAAAAAGAGTATAAAAAGGCTGATATCATGAAACTGGTAAGATGGAGTTACATGCGGAGAAATCAGGTAAAGGGATTGTTTGACTGTTATCCTGAAGCGGTCATCATTTTTAAAAGAATAAAGAATTATTATTTTATCCACAGTGCTGAATGGACAGGCAGTCCGCAGTTAATTGCTAAGCAGCAGATGGAGGAAATGGAGTATTTGCTTAATAAAGAAATGGGTTTTCTTCGTGGATATCTACAAAGGAAATCTGCAGGCGATAAAGATAGTGAAACTTGAAAAAATAGGAAAGAAGAATCAATTTTCCTAAAATAGAACACATGTTCGACCTAATGGACAAGGTTGTGTTATAATAAAGAAGCAATGGGAGTTTCTCAAGGGTGGTCGGCTAGCCCCGTATGAAAGGGGTGATGCCTTTTGACAGTTTTCGAATCGATCATGATGATGATTTCCTTTTCTAGTCTGATCATTGCTGTCATGACTTTTAACCATAAAAAATAGACCTCCCTTGATCTGACAATTGAGGGAGAGGTCTATGTCTTTGACAGGCCGATCCCCTAAGGGAACGACTATTGCGAATGACCGTGGGTGCGGCAACACCTGCGGTCGTTTTTTTTATTCATATTCTTAATTCAAGAATATCATATACGGTTCAGAAAGTCACGGAAATAAGCATAATCGCATGATTACTTATAGTATATGCAGATTCCAGCTGAAAATCCATAATGATTCGAATCCTAATGTGCCATACTATAATGGCAGTACTTTAAAGGAGGATTAACATGACAAAACGCAATATTAAGACTAAATCTGGATTGCAGAGCACAAACAAGAGCATAAACGATATGGAGTTCTCAAAAGAGCTTGATCAGCAAAGCAAAAAAGCTAAGAAGACAAGACCTAACTGATGTTGGAAATAAAGAATTGACCGAGATGGGGCAGACTAAAACTGTCCCATTTTTATATGGAACAGGAGGCTTTTGAGCCATCTATGTTTTGTGAATGGAAAGGACGATTCTTGTGCCAGCATGTATTTATGAGGATACAAAGATATTTTATGAAACGATGGGAAAAGGGGTACCGATAATCTTTATACATCCGCCTGCCATGGGGAGAAAGGTATTTTATTATCAAGGCCTGCTGGCTGAGCATTTTCAGGTTGTTTTTCCTGATTTAAGCGGGAATGGAGATACCATCGGTCCCGAGAAAACAGTAACCATTCAGGGCTATGCAGAAGAGGTTAAAGCTGTATTAGACCACTTGGAAATTGAAAAAGCCGTTATCCTGGGTTATTCCTCTGGAGGCATAATTGCTCAGGAATTTGCTCTTTCTTTTCCTGAAAGGACACTTGGAGTCATACTGTCTGGCGGATTTCCAGAGGTTTTATCAGAAACTTTCAAATATGAGCATATAATGGGAATGTATTTCGTGAAACATTTTCCGGGTTTTCTGCGGTATGTAATAGCAGCAAGTCACACAAATGATCCAAAAGTCAGAAAAGATATTCTGGAACACATGAAAAAGGCGAATCATACTATGTGGTTTCAATTTTACGATAGGTCGCTCCACTACTCATGCACGGATCGCCTGAGGAACTTGAGTGTCCCCCTTCTCCTGATATATGGATCAAGAGATTTTGTTAATCAGCATATTAGGAGCTATAGGAGATATGTCAGCTTTCAGGCGGCAATAATCAAAGGTGTTTCCCACCAGGCGCCAACCAAAAAGTGGCAGCTTTTCAACCAGGTTGTAACTGGTTTTGTACAGCAGCATTTTAAATAAAAAAATCCGTATCGTCATTGCACGATACGGATTTTTTTAGCCCTCATTTGCGTCAGGTTTGATTGCTATAATGGCTGCTAGGGCAGCAAGAATGGTTATCCCGCTTAATATATAAAAAAGCCCTTGATCAGAATGCTTCATCAGAATGGCAATGGCCGGCGGCCTCCGGCAACGCCTATAAACCTCATTGAACTGTATAAAGAAGTAATGGTTCCACGTTCTTCTTTTGCAATTCCTTCGGTAATCAGTGCATCCAACGAAGGCAATGCAACGCCTATGCCAATTCCGGCAAACAGGAACATGCTGATCATAAACCACATGTTGTTTGAAAAGCTTAAGATTGCAGTGGCAGCTGCCACAAGCACTGAGCCTAAAAATATGATCCACTTCATCAGTATTTTATTTTCTTTTATTTTTTTCCTGTCAGATAGGAGGAAAGGCATAGTGCGCCAAGCGGGACAGCTAGGAGAAGCCCTTTTTTAACATCTTTAATATCGTATGTCTTTTCAAGCACATCAGATAAATAAAAAAGTATCCCAAAAAGCACAAACATAAGAATGGCACCTATTAAGAAAATAGCATATAGCCATTTTCCGTTGTTTTTAAAGGTATCCTTGATATTGCTCCAAAATTTCTTTAGAGGAAGCGGCTCTTCTCTTTTATTTGGCGTTTTTACAAGAAAGAAAACCAGCAGGATTGAAATCGTACAAAAAACCGGAAACGAAAAAAACGGTAAAAACCATATAAACCCTGCAAGAAATGCTCCAAGTATAGGCGATAGAACTTTTCCAAAAGTATTGGAAGTTTCAATAAGTCCAAGGGAACTGCTGACATCATCATCATTTTTAAACATATCCCCTACTAAAGGCATAACAATTGGTGCCGCACCAGCTGCCCCAACACCCTGCAATGCCCTCCCAGCTAATATGATCCAATAAGCATCCGCCATTTTCCATGCCGCCCATCCGGAGATCAGCCCGCCAATTCCTGCAATGAACAGACTTGGTATAATGACTTTTTTACGGCCGATATGATCCGATAAAAAGCCTGCGATTGGAATCAAAATAATGGCTACAATACTATAAACGGTAATAATCATGCTGGATTGGAATGCAGAAATATTTAGTTTATTTTCCATCGCCGGCAGTACAGGAATCAGCATGGAATTCCCAAGTGTCATAACGAGAGGAATTGAAGAAAGTGAAAGAATGGCCCATTTTTGGTTATGAACATCATCACCTGACTTCTTTTTAGCTTTGGAATTTACAGATTGTAAATTTTCAACATGCTCCATATTTCTGACCTTCCTTTTCGTTAATCAAACTAGTCTTAATATGAGCTAATTGCAGGAAAACTAACTAGAAAAACCTCTGTCTTTTTATGGGAAAATTCAAATTCTGGAAAAATATGTTTCGATTTACTAAAAGGAAAGCGTTAAAATATATAGAAAAGCGAATCTGGCGAGGGGATAAATGTGAAAGAAATTATTAGTTTAAGCATAGGGAAACCGAAAAAGCACAGCTGGAAAAACCGTGAGGAAATATCGGGAATAGGCAAAGAAAAAATTGAAAGTGCGTTCTTAACGAAGGATGGTTTCCTGGGGGATGGAGTGGCAAACACTGATTTTCATGGCGGCCCCGACCGGGCAGTTTGCCTATACCCGTTCGAACATTACGGGATGTGGGAAAAAGAATTTAAAAAGACATTCTGTCCCCCGGCATTTGGTGAAAATATTTGTGCGGGTAATATGCTGGAAAAGGATGTTTTTATAGGTGATACCTTTTCGCTTGGTGAATCTGTTATCCAAATAACACAGGGCCGCATTCCATGTTCAACCATATCAAAGCATAACGAAGAAGATCGGCTTTTAAGCAGAATTGTTGAAACATGCTTTACAGGCTACTTTTTCAGAGTGCTGAAGGAAGGAACTGTAACAGCAGGCAGCGTTCTTAAGCTCGAAGAAAGAAAGCAGGAAAAGGTATCGGTTCTGCAAGGAAATTTTATCATGTTCCATGACCGCAAAAATCGTAAAGCAATTGAAGAACTCCTGCAGATTGAGTCACTTGCAGCTGTCTGGAGAGAAAAGCTGGAAAAAGCTCTATTATAAAAAAATGAAAAATATCCTTGACATTTTTCATTTATCGGAATAGTATAATAAGCAATATATCGATCGGCAATGACAAAGAGTAGTAGCTGCAGTGGAAGCTAAAGAGAGCTGATGGTTGGTGCAAATCAGTGTGGAAACAGCAGTGAATGGACTTTCGAGCCTCCAAACCGAACCTTTTTAAGCAGTAGGCTTTGGCGAACGGTCTCATCGTTACAAGGGACAGATATTCAAACGGTTTTTCGTTTTGATATCTGTTAAGTGAGCTGATGTATCAGCTAATGAAGGTGGCACCACGGGTCTCTCGTCCTTTTTAGACGGGAGGCCCTTTTTTATTTAGTTCAGAAAAAATATAGAATTTTTGAACTTAAATAACTGTCTAGCGCAAGCAGCCTACCCCCTCGAGTTCACAAGCCAATCCCCTAAAAAGGCAAAGAACGCCTTTCCGGGAGGCTCGTCTTGTGCTTGTCGGGGGTGGCAAGGCGCTTCCGCTTTTCTTTAACTTTATTACTTTAAATCGCTGAGCAAGAGGAGTAGATTGATGGAGTCCGTTCAAGAGAGCCGGGGTAAGGTGAGAGCCCGGTACGGTAAGTCATTCGAATGGACTTGCGAGAGGCTTCCTGAAAGATAGTAGGGAAGCACGGATTTCCACCGTTAAAAGGATAGGGTATCGATATGTTTCCGTACCCGAAAAAGGGAGCAGCATGCTGCTCTAAAAAGAGGTGGCACCACGTTCACAAGACACGTCCTCTATACCCGCAGATTCTGTCTGTGTGTATAGGGGACTTTTTTATTTATAGTTAAGTAAAAATTCTGAAGTCAGATACCTGTCTGGCTCCATCGCCTGCTCCCTCAAAGTGTCAGGGGTGATCAGGGCGCTTGCGCTTATCTGAATCCGAAAGAACTGGAGGAGAAATATATTGAAAACGATTTTGGATGGTCCTTATATCATCGAAGAGCTTGAGGGGGACACATTAACACCTATTTTGATCTACCAGAGAATGAGCGGGAGAAAAAATTTCTGCTTGAAAGCTCGCTAAAGCATGAAAAGTCGGGAAGGTATTCCTTTATTGGGGCGGACCCGGTGATGGAACTAAAAGGGGAAGCATCTCGGACGGCTGTTACTGCGGAGGGGAAAATAGAAGTTTTTAATGAAAAGCCGCTTGATGTATTAAGAAGGCTGATGCCCGAGGAAAAGGCTCACCCCATTGAACAGTTCCCATTTTGTGGAGGAGCTGTTGGATATGCAGGCTATGATGTCATCAGGCAATACGAAGATATCGGGGTGATCCCTCATGATGAGCTGAATGTACCAGATGTTCACCTTATGTTTTTTGAGGAAGTGGCCGTTTTTGATCATCTGGAGCAAAAGGTATTTCTGGTAGCCATGTCTTTATTGGCAGCAACCGATGAATCTCAGCTACGTGAAAGATTGCAGAAAAGAAAGGCCGAAATCCAAAAGGGGCTGCGGCATCCCAATCGGAAGAAGCATCGCTGTCGGCTTTCAAAGCTTCCATATCTAAAGAAGACTTCGTTGAAAAAGTAAAAAGGGCCAAGGCCTATATTGAAGAGGGAGACATTTTTCAGGTAGTGCTTTCTCAGCGGTTAAAAGCAGAATTGACTGGAGATCCTTTCGCATTTTACCGGAAGTTAAGAGTGCAAAATCCCTCCCCATACATGTACTATCTTGATTTTGAAGAATATGCGGTTGCAGGGGCATCGCCTGAAAGTCTTATAAAAGCAACTGGAAACAAAGTAATTACTAACCCTATTGCAGGAACAAGGCCAAGAGGCAAGACAGAAGAGGAAGACTTACAGCTTGAAAGGGACCTGATAGAAGATGAAAAGGAGCTTGCCGAACACAGGATGCTGCTCGATCTAGGCAGAAATGATCTCGGCCGTGTATGCGAATTTGGATCGGTAACTATAGAAAAAAACATGGTCATTGAGAGATATAAGCATGTCATGCACCTTGTATCCGAAGTGGGCGGCAAGCTGAAAAGTCCTCACAAAGCGATTGATGCCTTAATAGCGTGTCTCCCTGCCGGAACGGTTTCAGGTGCACCCAAAATTAGAGCAATGGAAATCATCAATGAACTGGAAGCAGTGAAAAGAGGAATTTACTCAGGGGCAGTCGGCTATTTTTCCGGAAACGGCAATATGGATTTCGCCCTGGCAATCAGAACCATGGTAATAAAAGATGGATTCGCTTATATACAAGCTGGGGCAGGCATCGTGCATGATTCGATTCCAGAAAAAGAGTACGACGAAACACTTCATAAATTAAAAGCATTTTTGGAGGACAAAAAATGATTCTGCTGATTGATAATTATGATTCATTTACATTTAACCTTTATCAGTATCTGGGTGAACTGGGACAAGAAATTAAAGTTGTAAGGAATGATCAAATAACAATCGAAGATATTGAAAAATTAAATCCTGAAGCCATTGTTCTATCACCTGGACCGGGACGGCCTGAACAAGCTGGAGTTATTGTTGATGTTATTCAGCAATTTTACAGGAAGCTCCCTATCCTGGGCATTTGCCTTGGCCATCAGGCAATCGGCTATGCCTTTGGGGCAAAGATTGAAAAAGCCAAGAGAATTATGCATGGCAAGGTGTCTAATCTGAAGCATAACGGATCACAGCTTTTTCAATACATGCCGCAGCCGATCCATATCATGCGTTATCATTCCTTAATAATTAAGTCGGGAACTTTGCCTGGCAGTTTTAAGGTTTTGGCAAGATCAATGGATGATAATGAAATAATGGCAATCAAGCATGAAGATTATCCTTTATACGGTTTGCAATTCCATCCGGAGTCTGTAGGAACAGGCCTTGGAAAAAAGATTTTGGAAAACTTTTTACAAACTATCGGGAGGGAGAAAAACGATGAAAACTATACTGCAGAGGTTATCTGATCGCGAGTCATTAACAGAGGCAGAAATGAAGGAAGCGATGGACAATTTATTTGCCAATGATGTGACGGACAGTGAGATTGCGGCATTTATGGTGAGCCTTAAAACAAAAGGGGAAACAGTTGAAGAAATTGCAGGCATCGTAAAAGCAATGCGGGATAAATCCCTTACATTTAGCAAGAAAATTCCTAATGTTTTGGATAATTGCGGTACAGGAGGAGATGGTTCAAGCAGCTTTAATATCAGTTCTACTTCGGCCTTTGTGATTGCAGGAGCAGGAATTTCTGTTGCCAAGCATGGCAATAGAAGTGTATCCAGCAAAACAGGCAGTGCCGATGTACTGGAACATTTGGGAATAAACTTGGATCACTCGCCTGAGCGCACGGAGGAAATTCTGGAGGAAATTGGGATAGCCTTTCTATTCGCACCTCATGTCCATCCGAATATTAAAAGAATCATGAAAGTACGCAGGGACCTGAGAATACCTACAACTTTCAATTTAATAGGACCTTTAACCAATCCGGTTGAACTTGATCATCAGCTTCTCGGGATCTACCGGAGAGATTATATTGAAATGTTTGCAGAGGTGTTAAAAGCTTTGGGAAGAAAACGGGCAGTTGTTTTAAATGGTGCAGGGTTTATGGATGAAGCATCCTTACAGGGGGAAAATCACCTGGCCATTCTTAATAACGGCAAGGTAACGAAAAAGGTTCTTCATCCAGAGGAAGTTGGCCTATCGGTTAGCAGCAATGATGCGATCAGAGGCGGAGATTCCAGGGAAAATGCTGAAATACTCCTAAGTGTCCTAAAGGGGGAGAAGGGAGCAAGAAGAGACACGGTCCTTCTTAACGCCGGGATTGGCATCTTTACAGGAGGCAAGGCAGAAACAATTCATGGCGGGATAAATTTAGCCAAAGAAAGCATAGATTCAGGTGCTGCATTAGAAAAACTGCATAGGTTAATTGAAGCAAGTAAAAGCGTCCATAAAGAGGTGATATAAGATGGGAACAATTCTAGATCAAATACTGGCTGAAAAAAGAAAAGAAGTCATCGTACTGCAGAAGGAAAAGGAATATTTTCAAATAGGAGAAACCATGTATAAACGCTCCTTTATTAACAAGCTTGCATCAGGCAGTGAACTGGCTGTGATTGCGGAATTCAAAAGAGCCTCACCTTCAAAAGG
This window of the Cytobacillus pseudoceanisediminis genome carries:
- a CDS encoding anthranilate synthase component II; the encoded protein is MILLIDNYDSFTFNLYQYLGELGQEIKVVRNDQITIEDIEKLNPEAIVLSPGPGRPEQAGVIVDVIQQFYRKLPILGICLGHQAIGYAFGAKIEKAKRIMHGKVSNLKHNGSQLFQYMPQPIHIMRYHSLIIKSGTLPGSFKVLARSMDDNEIMAIKHEDYPLYGLQFHPESVGTGLGKKILENFLQTIGREKNDENYTAEVI
- a CDS encoding alpha/beta fold hydrolase, encoding MPACIYEDTKIFYETMGKGVPIIFIHPPAMGRKVFYYQGLLAEHFQVVFPDLSGNGDTIGPEKTVTIQGYAEEVKAVLDHLEIEKAVILGYSSGGIIAQEFALSFPERTLGVILSGGFPEVLSETFKYEHIMGMYFVKHFPGFLRYVIAASHTNDPKVRKDILEHMKKANHTMWFQFYDRSLHYSCTDRLRNLSVPLLLIYGSRDFVNQHIRSYRRYVSFQAAIIKGVSHQAPTKKWQLFNQVVTGFVQQHFK
- a CDS encoding GNAT family N-acetyltransferase; the encoded protein is MKIKKLSQVTLEEALTAWNKGFEGYIVPIKMDIQAFVNRIASEGLSPEKSIVVFMHGEPCGIILNGFREINGRKIAWNGGTGIAPQYRGKGLSAAMMSEVLSIYKAENVHTAVLEAIEENERAIKLYKKAGYAITDQLLYLNKKLTHKEIGPLTESHLAIKKIYPEQLQSISFYDSDAAWQCQWQSAKQGEAAVLMSEDGKEEGYILYKRVLEAAGRTERIIIYQLNFTDGSAYEAMTESILGQLFLDQDDSIDFTAVNISVSNPASKALLNMGFEKRLAR
- a CDS encoding MOSC domain-containing protein — protein: MNVKEIISLSIGKPKKHSWKNREEISGIGKEKIESAFLTKDGFLGDGVANTDFHGGPDRAVCLYPFEHYGMWEKEFKKTFCPPAFGENICAGNMLEKDVFIGDTFSLGESVIQITQGRIPCSTISKHNEEDRLLSRIVETCFTGYFFRVLKEGTVTAGSVLKLEERKQEKVSVLQGNFIMFHDRKNRKAIEELLQIESLAAVWREKLEKALL
- the trpD gene encoding anthranilate phosphoribosyltransferase is translated as MKTILQRLSDRESLTEAEMKEAMDNLFANDVTDSEIAAFMVSLKTKGETVEEIAGIVKAMRDKSLTFSKKIPNVLDNCGTGGDGSSSFNISSTSAFVIAGAGISVAKHGNRSVSSKTGSADVLEHLGINLDHSPERTEEILEEIGIAFLFAPHVHPNIKRIMKVRRDLRIPTTFNLIGPLTNPVELDHQLLGIYRRDYIEMFAEVLKALGRKRAVVLNGAGFMDEASLQGENHLAILNNGKVTKKVLHPEEVGLSVSSNDAIRGGDSRENAEILLSVLKGEKGARRDTVLLNAGIGIFTGGKAETIHGGINLAKESIDSGAALEKLHRLIEASKSVHKEVI